In Glandiceps talaboti chromosome 4, keGlaTala1.1, whole genome shotgun sequence, a single window of DNA contains:
- the LOC144433715 gene encoding uncharacterized protein LOC144433715, whose translation MASENCSTPNISNEIIIALIGVCKSGKSSTGNTILGTHTFDAKRSSIATTKKTMHGRRPGDPELVVIDTPPIPTLGDKHTQREFGKCIMGEVSEAGGLGIDAVILTININDRFTQDHEKAVNMLFSIYGDDITKYLILLFTRMDQLEQDTITFEQFTHELPISLKELISKCNKRMIAFDNTNSKTDSQVKDFLHMVGDMKGENCGKRLLMTTGKNLVRYDDVTCCNFL comes from the coding sequence ATGGCTTCCGAAAATTGTAGTACACCAAACATTAGCAATGAAATAATAATTGCTTTAATTGGAGTGTGTAAAAGTGGTAAGAGCTCGACTGGAAATACAATACTTGGTACGCACACATTCGATGCCAAACGATCGTCAATAGCCACCACGAAGAAGACAATGCACGGTAGACGTCCAGGTGATCCTGAGCTTGTAGTAATAGACACACCCCCGATTCCAACTTTAGGTGACAAACACACCCAACGGGAGTTTGGTAAATGTATTATGGGTGAAGTTAGTGAGGCCGGTGGTCTCGGTATTGATGCTGTAATTCTAACTATAAATATCAACGACCGTTTTACTCAAGACCATGAAAAAGCAGTTAACATGTTATTCAGTATATATGGAGATGATATAACAAAGTATCTGATACTGCTCTTCACAAGAATGGACCAGCTCGAACAAGACACTATTACATTCGAACAATTCACCCACGAATTGCCAATATCCCTCAAGGAGTTGATCTCAAAATGTAATAAGCGAATGATAGCCTTTGAtaatacaaattcaaaaacaGATTCTCAAGTTAAAGATTTCCTCCACATGGTTGGTGACATGAAGGGCGAAAATTGCGGTAAACGACTTCTGATGACTACTGGCAAAAACCTAGTTAGATATGACGATGTTACCTGCTGTAACTTCTTGTAA
- the LOC144433713 gene encoding uncharacterized protein LOC144433713: MAGAQSEPVTPNCSNNHVLVLLGRTGSGKSSTGNSILNTANYLAGQNEFDSARSMISSTVKTEWGRVKYKNKELVVIDTPGLFDTRREITHEKVMKEVTRCTGIAMIQGYGIGAFILTLNVDDRFTDEHVASIKIFQRVFGKEMMKYVILLFTRKDQLERDEMTLEQFLEGGVPDFLDDVLTECDRRTIAFDNKEKDNKKKTKQPSELIKLIDKTKEANDHRPFHNAVTDEVMKITKKDEHNYENHDQQADAFADEESWSWGAVFKVIFNVATLGVVPWASRKLKK; the protein is encoded by the coding sequence ATGGCAGGTGCCCAAAGCGAACCAGTAACCCCAAATTGTAGCAACAACCACGTTTTAGTACTTTTAGGCAGAACTGGAAGTGGTAAGAGCTCTACAGGGAATTCAATCCTCAACACTGCTAACTATCTCGCTGGGCAAAACGAGTTCGATTCAGCTCGCTCGATGATATCTAgtacagttaaaactgaatgGGGCAGAgttaaatataaaaacaaagagCTCGTAGTCATCGACACACCTGGACTCTTTGACACTCGTCGGGAGATTACACACGAAAAGGTCATGAAAGAAGTGACTAGGTGTACTGGTATAGCTATGATCCAAGGTTATGGCATCGGCGCCTTTATTTTAACGCTGAATGTGGATGATCGCTTTACGGATGAACATGTCGCcagtattaaaatatttcagcGTGTCTTTGGTAAAGAAATGATGAAATACGTCATTTTGTTGTTTACAAGAAAGGATCAACTTGAAAGAGATGAAATGACCCTTGAACAATTCCTCGAAGGAGGGGTGCCCGATTTTTTGGATGATGTGCTTACTGAGTGTGATAGGAGAACAATAGCGTTCGACAACAAAGAGAAAGACAATAAGAAGAAAACTAAACAGCCATCGGAACTCATCAAACTAATTGATAAAACGAAAGAGGCGAATGACCATCGGCCATTTCATAATGCGGTAACAGACGAGGTGATGAAAATTACAAAGAAAGATGAACATAACTACGAAAATCACGACCAACAAGCAGATGCATTCGCTGATGAAGAATCATGGAGCTGGGGTGCGGTTTTCAAAGTAATTTTCAATGTAGCTACCCTCGGAGTGGTTCCTTGGGCCagtagaaaattaaaaaaatga
- the LOC144433711 gene encoding uncharacterized protein LOC144433711, with protein MASENCSSPNISNEIIIALIGVCKSGKSSTGNTILGTHTFDSKRSSIATTKKTMHGRRPGDPELVVIDTPPIPTFGDKHTQREFGKCIMDEVSEAGGLGIDAVILTININDRFTQDHEKAFNMLFSIYGDDITKYLILLFTRMDQLEQDNITFEQFTHELPISLKELISKCNKRKIAFDNTNSKTDSQVKDFLHMVGEMKSENGGKRVLMTTGENLVRYDDVTCCNFL; from the coding sequence ATGGCTTCCGAAAATTGTAGTTCACCAAACATTAGCAATGAAATAATAATTGCTTTAATTGGAGTGTGTAAAAGTGGTAAGAGCTCGACTGGAAATACAATACTTGGTACGCACACGTTCGATTCCAAACGATCGTCAATTGCCACCACAAAGAAGACAATGCATGGTAGACGTCCAGGTGATCCTGAGCTTGTAGTAATAGACACACCCCCGATACCAACTTTTGGTGACAAACACACGCAACGGGAGTTTGGTAAATGTATTATGGATGAAGTTAGTGAGGCCGGTGGTCTCGGTATTGATGCTGTAATTCTAACTATAAATATCAACGACCGTTTTACTCAAGACCATGAAAAAGCATTCAACATGTTATTCAGTATATATGGAGATGATATCACAAAGTATCTGATACTGCTTTTCACAAGAATGGACCAGCTCGAACAAGACAATATTACATTCGAACAATTCACCCACGAATTGCCAATATCCCTCAAGGAATTGATCTCAAAATGTAATAAGCGAAAGATAGCCTTTGAtaatacaaattcaaaaacaGATTCTCAAGTTAAAGATTTCCTCCACATGGTTGGTGAAATGAAGAGCGAAAATGGCGGTAAACGAGTTCTGATGACCACTGGCGAAAACCTAGTTAGATATGACGATGTTACTTGCTGTAACTTCTTGTAA
- the LOC144433714 gene encoding GTPase IMAP family member 7-like, producing the protein MASKPQTNTIIPAGERLVVVLIGKTGVGKSSTGNTILGERKFHASRSTLSSTLKTEWGKRYNDREIVVIDTPGLFDSRKDVSREHITTEISKCMGIAMSQGAGMDAFVLVLNADDRLTEESVNSIKFLLQLFGTEMMKHVVILFTRKDQLDAD; encoded by the coding sequence ATGGCGTCAAAACCTCAAACTAACACAATAATACCTGCTGGTGAACGCTTAGTGGTGGTTTTGATTGGAAAAACGGGCGTTGGAAAAAGCTCAACCGGTAACACTATCTTAGGTGAAAGAAAATTCCATGCGTCTCGCTCTACTTTATCATCAACATTGAAAACGGAGTGGGGAAAACGTTACAATGACAGAGAAATCGTAGTGATAGATACCCCCGGGCTATTTGATTCCCGCAAAGACGTGTCAAGGGAGCATATTACAACGGAAATTTCTAAGTGTATGGGTATCGCAATGAGTCAAGGGGCAGGTATGGATGCGTTCGTTCTGGTCCTCAATGCAGACGATAGATTGACAGAAGAGAGTGTAAATTCCATAAAATTTCTACTGCAATTATTTGGAACCGAAATGATGAAACACGTCGTAATTTTATTCACAAGAAAAGACCAGTTGGATGCTGATTAA
- the LOC144433710 gene encoding uncharacterized protein LOC144433710, which translates to MASKLQTNTLIPAGERLVVVLIGKTGVGKSSTGNTILGERKFHASRSTLSSTLKTEWGKRYNDREIVVIDTPGLFDSRKDVSREHITTEISKCMGIAMSQGAGMDAFVLVLNADDRLTEESVNSIKFLLQLFGTEMMKHVVILLTRKDQLDADEITLREYLQDVPPFLTNLLKECDNRVLAFNNTTKIQSEKETQTAELVRMIDAMKIKSGQKPFSNDVTERIKTVVDDDKKRNYSHAGGADQQCTDINSGSNDIVAFISQFLSEVVFLFFKKVTESLEKYLDDDDNSFYD; encoded by the coding sequence ATGGCGTCCAAACTTCAAACTAACACACTGATACCTGCTGGTGAACGCTTAGTGGTGGTTTTGATTGGAAAAACGGGCGTTGGAAAAAGCTCAACCGGTAACACTATCTTAGGTGAAAGAAAATTCCATGCGTCTCGCTCTACTTTATCATCAACATTGAAAACGGAGTGGGGAAAACGTTACAATGACAGAGAAATCGTAGTGATAGATACCCCCGGGCTATTTGATTCCCGCAAAGACGTGTCAAGGGAGCATATTACAACGGAAATTTCTAAGTGTATGGGTATCGCAATGAGTCAAGGGGCAGGTATGGATGCGTTCGTTCTGGTCCTCAATGCAGACGATAGATTGACAGAAGAGAGTGTAAATTCCATAAAATTTCTACTGCAATTATTTGGAACCGAAATGATGAAACACGTCGTAATTTTATTAACAAGAAAAGACCAGTTGGATGCTGATGAAATTACTCTGAGAGAGTACCTTCAAGATGTGCCTCCCTTTTTGACCAATCTTTTGAAGGAATGTGACAATCGCGTCCTTGCATTCAACAACACGACCAAAATACAGTCGGAAAAAGAAACCCAAACCGCAGAACTTGTTCGTATGATAGACGCCATGAAAATTAAGAGTGGTCAGAAACCCTTCAGTAATGATGTGACAGAACGGATAAAAACTGTGGTGGATGATGACAAAAAACGAAACTACAGCCATGCTGGTGGTGCCGATCAACaatgtacagatattaacagtgGAAGTAACGACATCGTCGCATTCATATCTCAGTTTTTGTCTGAAGTTGTCTTCCTGTTTTTCAAGAAAGTTACAGAATCTTTAGAGAAGTACTTGGATGACGATGATAACAGCTTCTATGACTAA